A portion of the Natronococcus sp. AD-5 genome contains these proteins:
- a CDS encoding DUF6789 family protein — MLNRFRRLRPSGDTEGHTEEADDRSRGAHAASAAVRGLQAGFVATLIMTAFRLPILRSLPPSANFWARYVTGGDPEDHPIAGLLLHFAYGMQSGAIFGALFALFDADRSIEPEQRGLVWGSVFGMALSAFGSQVMLKELLDIRLEADELALFHAGHLVYGLSLGAWVGSRTEGVEDPEVEYKYDDGN; from the coding sequence ATGCTCAACCGATTTCGACGGCTCCGACCGAGCGGCGACACCGAAGGGCACACCGAGGAGGCCGACGACCGATCGCGCGGCGCGCACGCCGCCTCGGCGGCCGTTCGCGGGCTCCAGGCCGGGTTCGTCGCGACGCTCATCATGACCGCGTTCCGGCTTCCGATCCTGCGGTCACTCCCGCCTTCGGCCAACTTCTGGGCGAGGTACGTCACCGGCGGCGACCCCGAGGACCATCCGATCGCCGGGCTGCTCCTGCACTTCGCGTACGGGATGCAAAGCGGTGCGATCTTCGGCGCGCTGTTCGCCCTGTTCGACGCCGACCGATCCATCGAGCCCGAACAGCGCGGCCTCGTCTGGGGCTCGGTCTTCGGGATGGCGCTGTCCGCGTTCGGCTCGCAGGTCATGCTGAAGGAACTGCTCGACATCCGCCTCGAGGCCGACGAACTCGCGCTGTTCCACGCCGGCCACCTCGTGTACGGCCTCTCGCTCGGCGCCTGGGTCGGCTCGCGGACCGAAGGCGTCGAGGATCCGGAGGTGGAGTACAAGTACGACGACGGCAACTGA
- the larE gene encoding ATP-dependent sacrificial sulfur transferase LarE: MTRVEAKLEAARDDLAAHDGVLIAFSGGVDSSVVAALAHDALGGDAVACTAKSETLPAAELEDARRVAEEIGIRHEIVEFSELESDAFVENDDDRCYHCRTMRLGEMIETAREFGIETVCDGTNADDPGAGHRPGLQAVDELEVHSPLLAHGISKEEVRKIADRYDLSVADKPSMACLSSRIPTGLEVTEDRLTRVERAEALLRQWGFDQFRVRDHDGLARIEVSPDELERALELEFVETVRAELSKIGFEHVTLDLHGYRTGSVSPGNDDPVVEDVFAADSESDD; encoded by the coding sequence ATGACACGGGTCGAGGCGAAACTCGAGGCCGCGCGCGACGACCTCGCAGCCCACGACGGCGTGCTGATCGCGTTCTCCGGCGGGGTCGACTCGAGCGTGGTGGCCGCCCTCGCTCACGATGCCTTAGGCGGGGACGCGGTCGCCTGCACCGCGAAGAGCGAGACGCTCCCGGCGGCCGAACTCGAGGACGCCAGACGGGTCGCCGAGGAGATCGGCATCCGCCACGAGATCGTCGAATTCTCCGAACTCGAGAGCGACGCGTTCGTCGAGAACGACGACGACCGCTGCTATCACTGCCGGACGATGCGGCTGGGCGAGATGATCGAGACCGCCCGCGAGTTCGGGATCGAGACGGTCTGCGACGGGACCAACGCCGACGATCCGGGCGCCGGCCACCGGCCGGGACTGCAGGCCGTCGACGAACTCGAGGTTCACTCGCCGCTTCTGGCCCACGGCATCTCGAAGGAGGAAGTCCGGAAGATCGCCGACCGCTACGACCTCTCGGTCGCCGACAAACCCTCGATGGCCTGTCTCTCCTCGCGCATCCCGACGGGGCTCGAGGTCACCGAGGACCGACTCACTCGCGTCGAGCGAGCCGAGGCGCTGCTGCGCCAGTGGGGGTTCGACCAGTTCCGCGTTCGGGATCACGACGGCCTCGCCCGCATCGAGGTCTCGCCCGACGAACTCGAGCGCGCGCTCGAACTCGAGTTCGTCGAGACCGTCCGCGCCGAGCTCTCGAAGATCGGCTTCGAGCACGTCACGCTGGATCTCCACGGCTACCGGACCGGAAGCGTCAGCCCCGGGAACGACGACCCCGTCGTCGAGGACGTCTTCGCCGCCGACTCGGAGTCCGACGACTGA